One Borrelia parkeri genomic window, GCCTTGTCATTAGAAGCAGCAAGTGCACCAGCTTCATTATCGGCACCGTTAAGTTTAGCAGGAGCAGTAGCCTTAGCATTTTTAATTTTATTAATCATAGCCCATATATCTGCCTTAGCAACCTCAGCTGCTAGAGCAGCACCAGCACCAGCAGCAGCATGAGCATTATTACCCCCAAGAACAGCAGGGGCATCAGTAGCAGCATTAGCAGTAACAGCACCACCTTCGGTTCCTTTCTCAATCTTTACATCAGACTTCTCTGCTGCTCCAATAATATCTTTAACCCCTGCAATAATAGCTTCAACTCCATCCTTATCAGCAGCACCAGGGGCAGCATTATTATTATGACCACCAAGTAGAGCATCTTCTTTAGTTACATCAGCAAGTTTAGTTAGGGCAGAAATTAGCCTTTCAAAGACATCACTAGCACTGCTAATTGAACTCTTAACAGCTTCAATTGTGCTACAATCAGCATTCCTTGCTTCAGATATTTTATTTGATAGCTCATTTAACTTATTCTTAGTATCACCTAAACCTTTTTTTATTTTCTCAAAGTGTTCACCAACTTTACTTTTCTTGTCACCCGATTTAACTGCTGTAAATCCAAAAGCATCACCAATAGCATTACCAAAGATGCCAAAAATCTCGTAAAACCCATGACCTATCTTAACTAATGAATCTAAGAAAGTATTCTTACTCTCAGCAGCCAATTTCTCAGCCTGAAGTTGTCCACTTCCACAGCTAAGAAGTAAAAATAAAGTCATCAATAATGCACAAAAAGTAATTCTTTTCATTATCACGTGCCTCCTTATTAAATCAAGGGGACAAATATAAATAAAAGGAAAACAATTCTTATGAAGAGAAGAGTTTTCCTAAAATGACTTTATTTAGTTATGTTTTATTGATAATTATTTATTGTTGTTGTCCACTAGCTGCTGTGTCTGTAGGTGAAGTAGAATCTGCAGCTTTATCTTCTTGTTTAACGGCAGCTAGTGCTTTACTTATTGACTTCAAACCAGTATCAACAGTATTTCTTATTGCTATTATTAGAGTACTCAAAGTCTTACCTATTGCATTAGCAGCAACCCCTTTAGCTGCATCATCTTCTGTCTTATTATTACCAGTATCCTTAACAATAAATTTACCATCCTTAGCCATTGCTCTTAAAACAATAACTGCTGCAATAATAGCATCTTTCTTTACTGAATCTCCAAGTTGATCATCATTATCAGTAGAAGTACCCTTAGCTAAAGCCAGAGCAGCTGCATCCATAGCATCCTTAACTTTACCATCTTTAGTAGCATCAGCATTAGCAGAAGCAATAGCTTTTAGAATGTCAGCCCCAGTTACAGCCCCAATTGAAGCACTAGCAGCCGCTACATGTTTCTCTTCAGCACCACCATCAGCACTATCATTT contains:
- a CDS encoding variable large family protein; translated protein: MMKRITFCALLMTLFLLLSCGSGQLQAEKLAAESKNTFLDSLVKIGHGFYEIFGIFGNAIGDAFGFTAVKSGDKKSKVGEHFEKIKKGLGDTKNKLNELSNKISEARNADCSTIEAVKSSISSASDVFERLISALTKLADVTKEDALLGGHNNNAAPGAADKDGVEAIIAGVKDIIGAAEKSDVKIEKGTEGGAVTANAATDAPAVLGGNNAHAAAGAGAALAAEVAKADIWAMINKIKNAKATAPAKLNGADNEAGALAASNDKADAAAGAKSNADLVAAVALKAMTKNGKFSAVDADKDIVKAAATSAVNKVLGVLDFIIRKTVSSNLDKIREAVKGIQYSETTTESTEASTTQPAAK